From the genome of Ictalurus punctatus breed USDA103 chromosome 28, Coco_2.0, whole genome shotgun sequence, one region includes:
- the nono gene encoding non-POU domain-containing octamer-binding protein: MQGNRGGRPDQHNHGPTRQPPNLQHDRRPPGTDSNGQHADGGEQPSPNAGLTIDLTNFKKPGEKTYTQRSRLFVGNLPAGTSEEEVEKLFSKYGKPSEIFINKDRGFGFIRLETKTLADIAKAELDDTMFRGRQIRVRFATHGASLAVKNLPQFISNELLEEAFSMFGPIERAIVIVDDRGRPTGKGIVEFANKPSARKALDRCADGAFLLTSFPRPVTVEPMEQMDEDEGLPERLVSKNPQYHKEREQPPRFAQPGSFEYEYAMRWKALMEMEKQQFEQVDRNIKEAQEKLEQEMEAARHEHQVILMRQDLLRRQEELRRMEEAHNQEVQKRKQLELRQEEERRRRDEELRAHTEELLRRQQGAGANFAEKREQDMRMHMGGQGLPMNRTSLGGNPAPGGAPNMAANEGAGANAGGLPLPFPRPGPPVDYKRRRF, encoded by the exons ATGCAAGGGAACAGAGGAGGCCGTCCTGACCAGCACAACCATGGCCCGACGAGGCAGCCACCGAATCTGCAGCACGACAGGAGGCCTCCAGGAACGGATAGCAACGGGCAGCACGCGGACGGCGGGGAGCAACCCAGCCCTA ATGCCGGTCTGACCATCGACCTGACGAACTTTAAGAAGCCCGGAGAGAAGACGTACACGCAGCGCAGCCGGCTGTTCGTGGGCAACCTGCCCGCCGGTACCTCCGAAGAGGAAGTGGAGAAGCTCTTCTCCAAATATGGCAAACCCTCCGAGATCTTCATCAACAAGGACCGAGGCTTTGGGTTCATCCGTCTG GAAACGAAGACCCTTGCGGACATCGCCAAAGCCGAGCTGGACGACACGATGTTCCGCGGCCGGCAGATCCGCGTGCGCTTTGCCACTCATGGCGCTTCGCTCGCAGTCAAGAACCTGCCGCAGTTTATATCCAACGAGCTGCTGGAGGAGGCTTTCTCCATGTTCGGCCCCATCGAGCGCGCCATCGTGATCGTGGACGACCGTGGCCGGCCCACGGGGAAGGGCATCGTGGAATTCGCCAACAAGCCCTCGGCCCGGAAAGCCCTGGACCGCTGTGCTGACGGAGCCTTCCTCCTCACCTC GTTTCCTCGGCCCGTGACGGTGGAACCCATGGAGCAGATGGATGAAGACGAAGGACTTCCAGAGAGACTCGTTAGCAAAAACCCACAGTACCACAA GGAGCGCGAGCAGCCCCCGCGCTTCGCCCAGCCCGGCTCGTTCGAGTACGAGTACGCCATGCGCTGGAAGGCTCTGATGGAGATGGAGAAGCAGCAGTTTGAGCAGGTGGACAGGAACATCAAGGAGGCGCAGGAGAAGCTGGAGCAGGAGATGGAGGCGGCCAGACACGAGCACCAGGTCATCCTCATGAGACAGG ATCTGTTGAGGAGGCAGGAGGAGCTGAGGCGTATGGAGGAGGCGCACAACCAGGAGGTGCAGAAGAGGAAGCAGCTGGAGCTGCGCCAGGAGGAGGAGCGGCGCCGCAGGGACGAGGAGCTCAGGGCTCACACCGAGGAGCTGCTGAGGAGACAGCAAGGCGCTGGAGCCAACTTCGCCGAGAAG AGGGAGCAGGACATGAGGATGCACATGGGAG GTCAAGGCCTTCCCATGAACAGGACCTCCTTGGGAGGAAACCCTGCACCAGGAGGAGCGCCCAACATGGCTGCCAATGAG gGTGCTGGAGCAAACGCAGGTGGACTTCCTCTGCCGTTCCCACGTCCTGGCCCACCTGTTGACTACAAACGGCGCCGGTTCTGA
- the tnfsf10l4 gene encoding tumor necrosis factor (ligand) superfamily, member 10 like 4, whose protein sequence is MTLNIQGNTCYNACYNRIRRTASADAKPRTVSFLLLAAFLGVETLITAALLYRFTQELHTTTESLDHDVFPTECLHQHGRDPAAMHTAGLANCDLMMQELQNSVNTRLLLDIRNSLWQSLGEHNITQAFKPAIHVGAKQELKQYHHPQRTGDSQDSRLTLELSRLNWEVLSGQTTQEGLMILSPDGEIVVPQDGIYFVYSQVNFMTSHLGPDLQLVQYLFKRAASHPELMMLGKAGVSRRLDPESSVGLYSSQQGALFQLERGDRLSLFVSNMEAVLLQPEATYFGAFIID, encoded by the exons ATGACATTAAACATTCAGGGTAACACCTGTTATAACGCCTGTTATAACCGCATCCGCAGAACTGCGAGCGCAGACGCTAAACCGCGGACTGTTTCTTTCCTGCTGCTGGCTGCGTTTCTGGGAGTTGAAACTCTAATCACAGCCGCGCTGCTGTACAGATTCACCCAAGAACTACAcacg ACCACTGAATCTCTGGACCATGACGTCTTCCCGACCGAGTGTCTCCACCAACACGGCCGCGATCCAGCAGCGATGCACACCGCAGGCCTGGCAAACTGTGACCTCATGATGCAAGAACTCCAGAACAGCGTGAATACG AGACTCTTGCTGGACATCCGCAACTCCTTATGGCAGAGTTTAGGAG AACACAATATCACCCAGGCCTTCAAACCAGCGATACATGTTGGGGCAAAGCAGGAGCTGAAACAGTATCACCATCCTCAGAGAACAG GTGATTCTCAGGATTCCAGGCTCACGTTAGAACTGTCGCGTCTAAACTGGGAGGTCCTGAGTGGACAGACTACTCAGGAGGGCCTGATGATCCTCAGTCCTGATGGAGAAATTGTGGTTCCTCAAGATGGGATTTATTTCGTCTACTCACAGGTCAACTTCATGACCTCGCACCTGGGACCTGATCTCCAGCTGGTCCAGTACTTATTCAAGAGAGCTGCATCACATCCGGAGCTGATGATGCTTGGTAAAGCTGGTGTGAGTCGGCGTCTTGATCCTGAGTCCAGTGTGGGTCTGTACTCCAGCCAACAGGGGGCGTTGTTTCAACTTGAGCGAGGCGACAGGCTCTCACTGTTTGTGAGCAACATGGAGGCCGTTCTCCTTCAACCAGAGGCAACTTACTTTGGGGCGTTTATAATAGACTGA